A single window of Amphiura filiformis chromosome 17, Afil_fr2py, whole genome shotgun sequence DNA harbors:
- the LOC140137245 gene encoding piggyBac transposable element-derived protein 4-like: MRSDPMYPLKGIWEAVRKSCNRKYNCRQQLAVDEAMIKYKGYRAKVRKFFMQTKSATGFMCNFVCLEWGGEVSVKMVDITLDVTNTHTGVFHHVFTDKLYSSIEVAKRLLSLDTYFMGTIKISSKDWPVDLSSNPQKNPNHQKVTTMAKTPPGTIYTRQSGQLTAILWKESKTVSLLSTAHQGYRDKDEGFLMRKRKDDGMKKRKSTWVNAPPQAVSYTECMGGVDRADQLRAYYTCSRKSQKWWNKILYFLVDICRVNGYICYKQRIKHPKSHSTFIMDLAMGFIAGFKEGRAKPHQSLLCVQLVPRRNGPRHQAVRLVEWPKACVWCWICNNKTASNNKIKTRSGCLACNVTLCKGPCFTLYHSQSWVDLDGTDTEDASGH; the protein is encoded by the coding sequence ATGAGATCGGATCCGATGTATCCTCTGAAGGGGATCTGGGAGGCAGTGAGAAAAAGCTGCAACAGGAAGTACAACTGCCGACAGCAACTGGCCGTGGACGAGGCAATGATTAAGTACAAGGGCTATCGTGCCAAAGTCAGAAAATTCTTCATGCAGACGAAGTCAGCGACAGGCTTCATGTGCAATTTTGTGTGCCTTGAATGGGGAGGTGAAGTGTCAGTCAAGATGGTGGACATCACCCTTGATGTGACAAACACACATACTGGTGTCTTCCATCATGTGTTCACGGACAAGCTCTACTCGTCGATAGAAGTGGCTAAGAGGCTCCTCAGCTTGGACACGTACTTCATGGGTACCATCAAGATATCATCCAAAGACTGGCCGGTGGATTTGTCTTCAAATCCCCAAAAGAATCCAAACCATCAGAAGGTTACTACCATGGCAAAAACACCACCTGGGACCATCTACACCCGTCAGTCCGGGCAGTTGACAGCCATCTTGTGGAAAGAAAGCAAGACCGTGTCTCTGCTGTCCACTGCCCATCAAGGATACAGAGATAAAGATGAGGGATTCTTGATGAGGAAGCGTAAAGACGATGGCATGAAGAAGAGAAAATCAACATGGGTTAATGCGCCACCTCAGGCTGTCTCTTACACAGAGTGTATGGGCGGTGTGGATAGGGCTGACCAGCTGCGTGCCTATTACACCTGCAGCAGAAAGTCACAGAAATGGTGGAATAAGATACTATACTTCCTCGTTGACATATGCCGTGTGAATGGCTACATCTGCTACAAGCAGCGCATAAAGCATCCAAAGTCCCATTCCACCTTCATCATGGATCTGGCAATGGGGTTCATCGCTGGATTCAAAGAAGGCAGAGCTAAGCCTCACCAATCCTTGCTGTGTGTCCAGCTTGTTCCACGTAGGAATGGGCCTAGACACCAGGCAGTGAGGCTGGTCGAGTGGCCAAAGGCCTGTGTTTGGTGCTGGATTTGTAATAACAAGACAGCCAGCAACAACAAAATCAAGACCAGGAGTGGATGCCTGGCTTGCAATGTCACGTTATGCAAAGGCCCGTGCTTTACCTTGTACCATTCACAAAGCTGGGTAGATTTAGATGGCACAGATACTGAGGATGCGTCAGGACACTGA